The following nucleotide sequence is from Fusarium graminearum PH-1 chromosome 1, whole genome shotgun sequence.
TATCCACCAAAATTCTCATTCTATGTTTCTTCCTATAACCTCAACCACACCCCTTTTCCTCGTCATTCCTTTTGCGACCGAAATGCACCACCAACGCCATGCCGCTAAATTACAGAGACTTTTGCCTCGTCGCGGTACAGAAAAGCTATGTCAGAAGAAAAATAAAGAAGATTGCTGATTCCCTAGTTCCACCTAACCGCATGATGTGATCACCAGAAAGAATGATGAGTCTGTACATAGGTACCTAGTTATGTACCAGCAGCGCAGGTTCCGATGTCTGGTTGATGATGCGATATGTCGTCCATCATTGCAACGCATCGTTCAATCAAGCGGTCCACATATTGGGAGtacccttgcccttgttgctCTTATTCCTGTGCTTGCCCTTTCGAGGACTCTTAACCTGGGAACGCTAttccgaggaagaagcaggcACTGGGGGCAGCACAGGGGTTTCCTTCTTGCTTGATGCGGCTTTCTTGCTAtcctttgactttttggatcgcttctccttggctCGGATGGGCGAGCTTGGGGCCTGTGATGCAGGGGCAGGCGCAGGAGAGGATCTGGGAGGTGACGAGTGAGGAATAGTAGGGATGGGAACAACGCTCTGGCGAAGTGGGGGAAGGgcagcctccttggccttcttttgtttcttgctGGATACAACAGGTGTAGCAGCAGCCTTAGGAGTTGGGGTTCCTACAGTAGGGAACGCGGGAGGCAGGATAGGggtctgcttcttggtagATACGGAAGCGGGCTCGGAGCCCAGGTCAGGGCTACCGACTCGGTCTGttttctgcttcttggacttcttggcagctgaCCTAGCCTCCGTCTGGAGTTGCTCGgtgacagcagcagcgtcatcctcctcggaGGCAGCGAGCTTTCGCTTGTTCTTGCGGGTATCCGGGGTTGGCTCCTCTGCGGTTTGGGGACTAGGGCGCTCAGGAAGAGTcatcttcttttgcttcttctcagatgactccttggacttgcgcttcttttccttcttttccgCCTTAGTTGATACAGCGGGAGCCTCGGCCATCTCtacatcctcttcatcatcgacggTACCCACGGGCTCGTTGACACCGATAGGCTGGTAGCGAGCTTTTAGGCCAGCGGGCTGAGCACGAGGGGCTGGCTTAGGGGCAGGGCCGACAGAGCTGTTGGAGCCAAGTTGCGtaatcttcttgacctgcaTCATCTGATCAATCGGCTTGGGGGCTATTTCACGTTAGTATTTGCGTATTTGCGATGGCTCGGTACACTTACCAGATCGGTATTGAGTAGCGTCAGAGGAAGGGATCATGATCTGGATGTTGCTCTTGGGAGCAATGCTCTCGAAAGAGAAACCGTAGTCATCGCCTCCATGAGAGAAcaacttgttgttggcgcTTGACTGGTTCATGGGGATTTCGAGGTTTTGAATAACCGAGATGGGGACGTCAGAAGGGACTGTGAAGTACCAGAACTGCTTGCCCTCGAGGTTGGCCTGGTTGCAGACCTCGGCAACATCCTTGGCGCTTGTGCCATCGTCGCCCTTGCGGAGGACAAAGTCGGGAGCAATAAAGTTGGGGATGGCGACCTGTCCTTCTCGGTCCTCGATGTGCATCGACTCATCgaccatctcatcatcagaatccTCGTCTTCGCTGGAAGAGCTGTCTGACACCTTGGCTTCAGACTTTGCAGCAGGCTTCGCAGGGCGCTTCGCAGCAGGCTTCGCAGCAGGCTTCGCAacagccttggtggtgggcttggcagcttgctcttcctcacTCTCGCTTTCGCTAGAGCTATCACTGCTTTCGCTGGAGCTGGCAGATGCAGTGGTAGCAGCAGTGCCATTTACGgcaggcttgggcttggactCAGTTTCGTCCTCGCTCTCGTCCTCGCTAGAAGATGACTCGGGatcgtccttcttttctgcgGATGGCTTGGCAGccactttcttcttctcgtcttcctTATCGCTTTCGCTGTCGCTATCCGACTCAGAAGAGCTCGAGCTGCTGTCGGCGTCCTTGGCAAGAGTGGCaccgttggtcttggtgttggcctcttcgtcgtcagaTTCGGATTCGCTTCTTGAATCGCTGGAAGATGCGGGCTTTGGGGCAGGCTTCTTCGAAGAGgccttgttgttggaagCTTTGCgctcgtcgtcgctgtcggCAATTTCCTCATCTTTACTGCGACGGCGGGCAGCCTGAGGAGTGGACTTTACAGGAGTAGACTTCGCGGGAGTAGACTTGGCAGTAAGTCTGTCCAAGAAGCTACCGGCAGCCTCGTCGCTGCTGCTATCGCTATCACTATCGCTATCGCTTCCACTTtctgaggctgaggagtCGTCATTGTTATTGGCAAAAATGTTATTTGGGTTGCTCGACTCTTTCTTGACAACTGCAGAGCAGCCAGTAAGTCGGCGGGTGGGCTGCGAATCGGCGGCTAAACCCTTCTTTGTGTTCTCAATATGCTTGCTGAGGGAATGCACCTTGAAAGGTTCCTTGGGCGCCATCTCGGGCAGATTttttgatgaagattcttggtggtgagggtGCAATTGGCGGGAGGAAGTTGTTCAGAGCAAAGTTCAGGTTGCTAGAAAATGATTTTTTGGAAGACGCCGCGCTAGTGGGGCAACTTAATATCTACAGCAACGCGCCTGTTCGTGTAAAAATCTGGTGACAGGTACAGAGTGCGCGAACGTGCACGATgaacaaaagcaagagatAATTTTGATAAGAGATTGTTTGCAATTATGAGAAGATACCAATAAGTCCACTGGGGTTTAGAGCATGCGATTCTATCTCATTGAACGGCAGCTGTAGTCGCCTAGAAAGTCACTGGCCATGTACTAAAACTCCGAGTCAAATttccttatcgataagaaaATGTCCATTCACTCTCACCTACCCGCGACAATCATCtcataccttagtagtttTATACTAAACTTGGAGGTGACAGGCAATGCAGTGTTGGTTCACTAGTTGAACCAGATGGTCTCCTGATTTCTTGTatatttttttcttttgccaAATTTGACCAAGTCTAGTGCCGGCGCCTGTAGCAGATATGTCATCAAACAAAAAACGAAGAATTGATGAAAAGCGTAAGTTCTGAGTTGATACTCATCGATGACTTTCTTTTGTGATTCTAGCTAGATGTATCTTAGAGCTAACATTTCATAACAGCAATGAGCGCTCTCAGtgctcttcaagctcgacGGAGAGAAGCCGCAGCTTCTCCCGTTCAAACGACACAAACTGGTTCAGAGTCCGATGAGAAGTCAGTGACCACCAGTGTCAACCCCTACCAGCTTCTTCGAAAGGACAGCAGTCAAAGTACTGCTCCAAAaactcccaagaagaatgtaGTCAAAGACCAATATCTACCGCGTGGGGCAGAGTCACCAGCCAGTCGTTCAAGAGGCGTTGTAATAGCGAGGTACGTGCCTGTCATATTTGTGATCGGGCATTGCTCAACAGTATTCTAGTGGAAATACAGACACTCTAAATCCTGAGTTGGCTGGCGCTTCTCAGAAAGTGGTTCGAGAGTACTCATCATTCCGCCTCTCAAAGCAAAACCACAGAGTCAAGACAGGGGGTGTTGTGGAATTAAATTTATCAAACAGCGAGGTAAGTGTCACGATCCAAAATAATCAGTATCGTGACTAACTTGGTCAGCggttcttggttcttgggAGTTTTGGAATTCGGGTCATCCAGGGTGAAGTGAGTTTGGCTGGTGCTACTCTCTACCCTTCGGAAACGATTGAATGGGTTCATGCTCCCCACTGCCACGCAGTTCCTATGCTGCGGACTATAGACGAGACGATACTAGAACTTCACCCCGATAGAAATGCTCGTGGTATACGCCAGCTAGGTCGGCTGTCACCACTATTCAGAAAAATATGGAATGAGTCACCCGAGACAAACTcgtccaagacatcaaaagAATCTACCTTTGAGATTGTAAGTTTTTATGTCTTGAGTGGGATGTCTTGCTAATATTTGTTTAGATATATACCTCTGAAGATGCCCCTAAGAAATGCATCATCCAGAAACTGGTCTCACCACCGGAGTGGAACAAGAAGTTGTCTTCGCTTGTAGCGACTAGTCGAAAGAAGCCTTCACTATCAACATTGATATGTGGACCTAAATCGGCTGGGAAGTCTACTTTCTCACGACTGTTCCTGAATGGCCTATTGACAGATCGATCCCAGAAACAGGGCGCTCGCAGTGTTGTGATACTTGACCTCGATCCAGGCCAACCAGAATACGCACCACCGGGGACCTTGTCACTCGTTTTTGtaaccaaaccaaacctCGGCACACCATTTACACATCCGAGTCTCAAAAACTCTGCCTTTACGGTTGTCCGTAGCCACTCAATGGCCTCTGCCACTCCAGCTCCAAACCCCGACCTCTACCTGGCTTGTGCGACAGACCTGTTTGATACATACTCGAAGCACTATTCTGGAGCCCCTCTTATTGTCAACACCCCCGGATGGATTCAAGGAACTGGATTAGATCTGCTGTCTAGCTTGATAGAGAAAATCAAGCCCCAGGAGGTTTTATACATGTCAGAAGCAGGTCCGGATGAGGCAGTCAATGCTTTGCGTGCAGCAACAAAACTAATGTTCACAGAACTCCCATCTCAGCCATCTGAGTTCacgtcaagaacagcagcaCATCTCAGAGCGATGCAGACTATGTCTTACTTTCACTTGCAAAATACGGCACTA
It contains:
- a CDS encoding GRC3 protein translates to MSSNKKRRIDEKPMSALSALQARRREAAASPVQTTQTGSESDEKSVTTSVNPYQLLRKDSSQSTAPKTPKKNVVKDQYLPRGAESPASRSRGVVIASGNTDTLNPELAGASQKVVREYSSFRLSKQNHRVKTGGVVELNLSNSERFLVLGSFGIRVIQGEVSLAGATLYPSETIEWVHAPHCHAVPMLRTIDETILELHPDRNARGIRQLGRLSPLFRKIWNESPETNSSKTSKESTFEIIYTSEDAPKKCIIQKLVSPPEWNKKLSSLVATSRKKPSLSTLICGPKSAGKSTFSRLFLNGLLTDRSQKQGARSVVILDLDPGQPEYAPPGTLSLVFVTKPNLGTPFTHPSLKNSAFTVVRSHSMASATPAPNPDLYLACATDLFDTYSKHYSGAPLIVNTPGWIQGTGLDLLSSLIEKIKPQEVLYMSEAGPDEAVNALRAATKLMFTELPSQPSEFTSRTAAHLRAMQTMSYFHLQNTALKTSNLLDTSTRLKWDASPLSSRAPLLVQYSSSKRGVLGLLSYDYQCSPELLADTVNGLVLAAVEIEDRKAFSNFPQEVAPPPLVSTSPENIPFIPNYDDVALDPRYSRTIGLVLLRGIDTKSETLQLVTPIPLEEFRSIKSQGRSIVLLHGKFDTPNWAYTEELYERAGTEEGNDMVLEVTEEDTEDDQSGVEPEGADGVSDLTEVPWVEVLKGSQRRPVGSQVWRPLRHLGRNNTGD